The genomic segment AGCACATTGAGAGTGGAAATGCGATTTCATTCAAACGTGGCTGGGTAGAAGGACCCAAGTAGGAGTTTGTATTCATGATTCaattgagaagaaaaacaaagctggaaataGCTTTATCTTAGTAATGTTAGCAACATGCTTCTCCAAATTTGCTGTGGAAGGAAAACTGAGCTTGGAAGAGCTTCAAGAGAAGCAGCCACATCACTGCAGGATGGTTAGGAAATCCACCCAGTGGGAGGCTGGAGATGAAAGGACAGCTGTCTCTTCCTTCACTTAGCTGGTGAGTCCTTAGCTCTTCTCTTCCAGGGAGGCTTCCTGGCTTGCCTCACTGCCCTATTCCATGCCCTCCCCATTCCTGAAGGGTCTCCCTGCACTTCCCTCCTCACGGCCCTGCTCAAAGCCTCCTCTAACTGTGACACTGGCTGAGACTTCCAGACTTGCAGGgtaagggagagggagggtgtgTGTCAAGGCCCTGAGCTGAGTCAGCGGAGCTCAGGGGATATAGGAACCCTAACGGAAGCTGGAACTCAGAGGCCAAAGAGGAGGCTGGAAAGAAGTGGAAAGATGAAGAGGTCAGCAGCAGGAACCAGCAAGACCTTTAAGGCCATGGCAAGCGGTCTGCCTTTGTTGGAAAGCCCAAGGGAAGCCACAGCAGAGCTTTAAGCCAGAGAGAGGTTGCTATCCTCTCCTGCTGTGTGTTAGCTAAGCCTCACCTCTCCTTTGGAAGTACTGATATGTGCCCGCTGCCACACCTGACTCAGCAAGGTCTGGCAGGGCCACCTTAAGGCCGGATCACCTTAAgcagtccccctccccccgccccccgcccccgccccctgcacagCCAATGCGCTGGGCGCTGGGGTGGCCTCAGTGCCCACGCCCCTCCGGCTGCTGCCCAGCTATGGCCAATCTGCTCCGGGCCGCGGCGACCTGGGGGCTGTTCCCCTGGAGGGGCTACTGCTCCAGGGGGACGCAGGTAGGTGGGGGGGAAGCCCATTACGGGTGGGTGGGCCAGATACCAGGTTTATACCAGGCTTCGTGCTGCACCAGCaccctgtgaccttgagcagaggATCACCGGGCTCACCCTGTGCCAAAGGTCGGTGTTGAGCGAGCCGAGCCTAGCCGAGGACCCCACAGCTGCCACAGGTGGAGTGGGGGTGTAAAATGAAAAGCTTGTGGGCTCCAGGGCGCCCTCTTTGAGGCTCCCGAACGTAGACACATCTGAAACAATGCCCGGGAGGAGAGGACTATGTGGGGTTGGGGGCGCCTCAGTTGACAGGCTGTGGAGTTTTTCCTTCCCGTCCTTCCGCATCCACTGGTGTGCCTGGGGCAGTTTTGGAGGAAGGGCAGACGTAAGTAACCTTTCCAGGCCGAGGCAGGGCTGGCTGCGTTATGGAACCCTGTGATGCTCCTCTCTGTACAGCGAATCTGGTTCCTATTTTTACCCAGGGGGGTTTTTCCCGAGTGAAACGTGGAGCCCGATGGTTCTGTTTGGAAAGGGGCACTCCTGTAGAGTGGGTTTGCTTCCAGGGGGCCCACTGGCAAGGCCAAGCTGTGCTGACCCTGGGGTGGTgtcagtggggggtggggcgggggggggttgcCAGAGGTGCTggcagcccctcctccactcccggACCGCCACAGGGGCAGGGCTGTGGGCCCAGGTGTCTCTGAGTGACTCTTGGCTGCATGTGTCTTCCCTGCAGGGTGAGCTCAGCAAGGGCTTTGTGGAGGCTCTGAAGGCGGTTGTGGGGAGCTCCCATGTGTCCACCGCTGTCGCCGTCCGCGAGCAGCATGGTCACGACGAGTCCATGCACAGGTGTGGGGGCCCCTTCCCCTATCAGAGCCCCGGGCTGGGAGTGAGAGTCCTGGGCTGtcttctcccccacccatgtTTTTGGGGGGGTCTGGCATTCTTTACCTCTTCTCCacacccatccctcacccactgTGCAGCCCCAGGCCCTGTGATGCCTCTGGGCTCCTTGGATGTGAGCAGGACCAGAGGGTACCACACTCCTCGAAGTTGCTGAGCGTCTTGTTCTAGGTGCCAACCTCCAGACGCCGTGGTGTGGCCCCAGAATGTGGAGCAGGTCAGCCAGCTGGCCGCCCTGTGCTACAGCCAAGGAGTGCCCATCATCCCATTTGGCACGGGCACTGGGCTTGAGGGTGGAGTCTGTGCGGTGCAGGTAtgcagaacccccccccccccccccccccccgggctctggctctctctcccttgtcACTTTTGTGGCTGCCTCCAGCCTGCCTTACCCGCAATCCTCGGGCTCTGGTCTGAGTGCCCTGAAGTCAGCCTTGAGATGGGGTCCTGTGGAAGGTGGCCTGGCCCAGGGAAGTCCGAGGTCGACTTCCCCTTGGCCTCCCTCCTGTCAGGGCGGTGTCTGCATCAACCTGACCCACATGGACAAAATCCTGGAGCTGAATCTGGAAGACTTCTCTGTGGTGGTGGAGCCAGGCGTCACCCGCAAAGCTCTCAACACCCATCTGCGGGACAGCGGCCTCTGGTTTCCTGTGGGTAGGCTGAAACTTGAAGCCCTTCCCTGGGCCCCTGAGGGCTCCCTGGTGGCGGTGCTGTTTCTAGGGTTTGAGGGGACTCTTCTGTCCCCGGGCGCCTGTCCCCGGCTGCATTCTGCCTGCACTCTGCCCTCCAGACCCAGGTGCAGATGCCTCTCTCTGTGGCATGGTGGCCACTGGGGCCTCGGGCACCAATGCCGTGCGCTATGGCACCATGCGGGAGAATGTGCTGAACCTGGAGGTGGTGCTGCCTGGCGGTGAGCTGCTTCATACCGCAGGCCTAGGCCGTCATTTCCGGTGAGTGTCTTCTACGCATGGCAATGGGGCCTCCTGGATTGGTGGGCCAGGCTTCTGAGGGGTCTGAAACTCCCGTCGCATGGGCCAGGGTTGAAGGTTTCCTGCACCAATTAGGGCTGTGCAAAAGAACATCTGCCTTGCTGGCAGGCTGGGCCAGCTCCCTACCTGGCAGGGGCCTGGGGGACGGTGCTGGGCTTCCAGACCAGGCTTGGGGCTGGAAACCGATCGTCTCAGGCCCTGGCCACTCACCTACCTTGTGTGTCCCCGGGGTCCAGGAAGAGCGCAGCTGGCTACAACCTCACAGGGCTCTTTGTGGGCTCTGAGGGGACACTAGGACTCATCACAGCTGCCACTCTGCGTCTGCATCCTGCCCCTGAGGCCACAGTGGTCGCCACCTGTGCATTCCCCAGTGTCCAGGCAGCCGTGGACAGCA from the Prionailurus viverrinus isolate Anna chromosome E2, UM_Priviv_1.0, whole genome shotgun sequence genome contains:
- the LDHD gene encoding probable D-lactate dehydrogenase, mitochondrial isoform X1 encodes the protein MANLLRAAATWGLFPWRGYCSRGTQGELSKGFVEALKAVVGSSHVSTAVAVREQHGHDESMHRCQPPDAVVWPQNVEQVSQLAALCYSQGVPIIPFGTGTGLEGGVCAVQGGVCINLTHMDKILELNLEDFSVVVEPGVTRKALNTHLRDSGLWFPVDPGADASLCGMVATGASGTNAVRYGTMRENVLNLEVVLPGGELLHTAGLGRHFRKSAAGYNLTGLFVGSEGTLGLITAATLRLHPAPEATVVATCAFPSVQAAVDSTVHILQAAVPVARIEFLDEVTMDACNKHSQLNCSVAPTLFLEFHGSEQVLAEQLQRAEEITQDNGAFHFSSAKEAEERSRLWAARHSAWYAVLALRPGYKGYSTDVCVPISRLPEILVQTKEDLKAQGLTGAILGHVGDGNFHCLLLVDPEDPEELHRVMAFSELLGRRALALHGTCTGEHGIGLGKRQLLQEEVGAVGMETMRRLKAMLDPRGLMNPGKVL